Below is a window of Plasmodium sp. gorilla clade G2 genome assembly, chromosome: 6 DNA.
TAtctatgttattatatttgatatgtttatatatacataaaattaaaaaaaattaggtTCTTATTACATGTAAggtttaatttatatattatatataatatattatttcattttaaaatGTTTGATGTATGTAATATCTAAATAAAGTGTACTTAccatattaattatataatatatatcttaaacgtgaaaaaaaaaataagaacacatatatatatatatatatattttactttttaagatgttatatttatataaagaagtATGATAACATACACAAAAGATTGATccatacaaaatatattaatccTATGGCAAAGTGTaggatattataaaatataaaggaaaataaaaaaataaaaaaaataaagaaaataaagaaaagaaaagaaaaagatagcacatatataaatatttgtgtatatatataatatatatatttttttttttttttttttatttattatgccataaaaattatatatgtgctCATGATCATATTTCACCCTGATAATTAATTAAACCCtcacaaaaatattatatatatatatatacatatttgtatatttatatgtatatataatatacagtTGCTtcaaattaatttatattttaacacCTTTTGAATgaaagtatttttttttttttttttttttttcaatatatttataatgattgatttttttaatttaagcatgttttatttaatacttttctcattcataaaaaataatatgttaatatgtcatatatatatattttttattttatacattctttataattgttatatttccagtatcattttattcattataatatatatatatatatatatatttttatttatttttttttttttatatacaacaacaatttctatataatcattttgaagctataataaattataaaccATATCTTAtgtaaaaaaaggaaaaggaaTTCTCCATAATtacatattcttatatatcattaaaattttttttacatttatctTATTATAATGTCGTAGGGCTAAGAAataatcacatatatatattatatatatataaggcaTATTTTcctaaatattttatataatataatataatatttatttctttaaaaatataatcttTTCATATTAGTAATGTTTTCAcgctatttatttataaaataaaaatataaagatatatatatatatatatataatatatatgtatttatgtatttatttatttatttatttatttacttgagaaatatattttttttcctatggaaaataaattaaaaaaaaaaaaaaaaaaaaattcatgaTTATTTAAGAACAATTTATAAAAAggggaaaataataaaaatatagaaattttttttttttttttttttctttttttttgcttccattatatatattatatatatattttttatattttgtgtcTCCATATTTgcaatattatatcatatgatataatatcatattatatcacattattttttattttattttattttattttattttatttctctttatattttatcatgaagaaggaaaatattatatctataCAATCACAAGTATTTGATGGATTTTGTGGGAATAATATAGCAGCATTTGTTTTTAGAAGAAGAGGACATATTCCTAAGATTTTAAACACAGTAcaatattattcaaaattCAAACATAGTGGTGTTGAATTAAATAGCCAAGAAGTAGATGTTATATTAagtgaatataataaagatcaAGAATTTATGAGTGatagtaatatttattttctcacAGGTTATATCAAAAATGCGGAATGTGTTGATATGGTTACCAAGAATATACTTGAATtaagaaagaaaagaaaaatacaaaatgggAAAAATAATGACAATGGGAAGGAGTATATGAATGGTCACATGGATGGACACATGGATGGTTACATGGATGGTTACATGAATGGTTACATGAATGGTCACATGGATGGTTACATGAATGGCCAAATAAATGATCACATGAATGGTCATATGAATGGTTACATGAATGGTCATATGAATGGTCATATGAATGGTTACATGAATGGTCATATGAATGGTTACATAAATGGGCACACCAATGGCCCCATGAATGGCCACATAAATGGGCACACCAATGGCCACATAAATGGCCACATAAATGGCCACACAAATGGCCCCATGAATGGACACACGAATGAACCTACCGTGGAGTATCCAAATAGACATATAAATTCAAATGAACATAAAAGTTCCAATCTAATTATTGCTGAAGGTAAactaataaatgaaaaagatatgCATAAGAACAATCTATTGACAGTTTCtcaaagaagaaaaaaagatgaagaaTTATATTCCATAGAgaacataataaatttaaattttctttGGATTTGTGATCCTGTTATGGGTGATAATGGAAGACTTTATGTTGATGAACGTGTTGTagaatcatataaaaaagcGATTCAATATGTTGATATTATTACACCTAATCAATATGAAACTGAATTATTatgtgaaataaaaataaatgaagaaaaagatgttataaaatgtttaaaTGCTTTATTACATAAAGGTGTCAAACTTGTTATCATAACGTctgtaaattataatttcgATAAagatcatttatttttatatgtttcattttttaataataaaaataaaatagtttattttaaatataaaattttaaaaatccATTTTAATTGTTTTGGAAGTGGTGACCTTTTTTCTTGTTtgttattatcttttatagTAAAGCAAAAAGGAAATATCCTTCACATAATATCCAAGGTTTTGAATATTCTACAAGTAATATTGAAACACTTTATTTCTATCGCATGAGTTCATACATATGTCTCaagtgtttatatatttatttattcaatttatatattttgtaattgtacatgtgtttttttttttttttttttagaatgTCATAAAAAATAGTCTGACTGGGTtggaattaaatataataggtattaaatagaaaaaaaaaaatatatatgtccCTAAAATTttacatacacatatatatatatatatatatatatatatatatatatatatatatatatatattttatatatttatttatttatttatttatttatatttaatttttagaAAATCAAGATATAATCGCAAGTGATGGTTTAATTAATGATGTTTTAATTAAAGAAGAGCCTGTATTTTTTTAGTTTatctctatttttttttttgtttttttgtgtaattcaacaataataattaaaatttatggTATACATTATAATTAAAGGAATTTACCTGatacttttatttatgtattatattatatatataaatatatatatataatttatatgtaataaatttcattgtttttatttttttttatttaaattaaaatggtccaatttttatgtatatataaaaataatatataaatatatatatatatatatatatatatatatatatatatttttcaacttttatttatttatcatacgaattaaattttaacatatatattacaaaataatgaaaaaaaaaaaaatttaatttttcctataaaagaaaaaatgaaaacaaagctgtaaaaaaaaaaaaaaaaaatatataaaataataataataacatatattgtGTATTATCTTATTTATGACATTtatacaaaatttttttttttttcttttttttttttgaaatccAGAAAAAAATGTCATATGGATGGTTAACTGAAAGTACTCTTTAcaagaaaaaagaagaaattataGAATTAAGTAAAGATAAATTATCCaatgaaaataaacataataagaaaaatgaaaatagtattgataaattaaattctATTGTCGATTCATATCTTCAAAATatcaaacaaaataaaaaaaatgaaataggAAAGAAAAAggtaaaaattaaaaaattaaacattaaaaattaaaaaagggttcataaaataaaaatatatatatatatatatatatatatatatatttgttttattacaaggtttataattatatattataccaatattgttttatatattgtaatattttactaaatttattatatataaataaatacaacaTCATTGGACCATATTctacattataatatatattatatgtattatatatatatatatatatatttatttatttatttatttttttatttcccaCCCTTTTAGCTAAGTTATcatgaaaaattatacaaaGACAAAAATGAAGGGGTTGACAAACGAATTGAACAAGATAAAAAAAGCCTATCaattaaaaaacaaataaataaaaaaaaaaaaaagtatcaAGAGCTTAAACAAAAACGGTGTAATGATATCAACTGTCTAGTAAATTTTGAAGCAAAACAACAAGCCGAATGCGAACTAGAAGAGataagaaaattaaaagaaatggaaagggaaaaaaagaaataagcATTATTTATGTGggttattatatgtatatatgaatttgTATATACTATGAACATATTTCTATAAGAGAAACTATCAAATTGAACAGAATACTTAAAAATATACCGTATTTAATAgagaatattaaaaagtaagagatttatgtttttttcttttttttacaaaaggttatataaaaattaaaggaTAACAACTTtagataaaaagaaaaaatataatgttttaataaaacatcaaatgtatatatatatatatatatatataatatatattttttatgttaaatttattttgtacACCTTTCcactaatattattttttttttatttttttttttttttgttcaaacaattttgtttttataagtacttattatatacactaatatatatgtttcatttatctcttttttaatttttatattatttttttttttttttccttatcatacactctttttaatataagtTAAAAAGACAAATGGGAAAAgcttaaatattatttttaataacattTCACTTTagttaaatatttattttttctttttctattcGTTCAAATGggttactatatatattatatgtatttgcCCTTCAACATATttgaagaaataatataaaaatatatgatgaataaaatacatatttctaatatatatggaaaaatattctcataaaatattatgcaCATATGTTCaggtaaaaatattaaaaaaaaaaaaaaaaaaaaaaaaaaaaaaaaaaatattattattataattgatatatattctGAACAAGtcatgtgtttttttttttttttttttttttttttaattcagctgtaaataatattacataaataacataaaatatatatgtataataaaaatgtatgaatataaaattcataatattat
It encodes the following:
- a CDS encoding pyridoxal kinase is translated as MKKENIISIQSQVFDGFCGNNIAAFVFRRRGHIPKILNTVQYYSKFKHSGVELNSQEVDVILSEYNKDQEFMSDSNIYFLTGYIKNAECVDMVTKNILELRKKRKIQNGKNNDNGKEYMNGHMDGHMDGYMDGYMNGYMNGHMDGYMNGQINDHMNGHMNGYMNGHMNGHMNGYMNGHMNGYINGHTNGPMNGHINGHTNGHINGHINGHTNGPMNGHTNEPTVEYPNRHINSNEHKSSNLIIAEGKLINEKDMHKNNLLTVSQRRKKDEELYSIENIINLNFLWICDPVMGDNGRLYVDERVVESYKKAIQYVDIITPNQYETELLCEIKINEEKDVIKCLNALLHKGVKLVIITSVNYNFDKDHLFLYVSFFNNKNKIVYFKYKILKIHFNCFGSGDLFSCLLLSFIVKQKGNILHIISKVLNILQNVIKNSLTGLELNIIENQDIIASDGLINDVLIKEEPVFF